Proteins found in one Xyrauchen texanus isolate HMW12.3.18 chromosome 30, RBS_HiC_50CHRs, whole genome shotgun sequence genomic segment:
- the esr1 gene encoding estrogen receptor, whose protein sequence is MVMSGGQTGGEAAGARQRQRTSPSLEREELEELSSPPALHKLSPMYPKEEHNSGGITSSFNYLDGAYEYPIPSQSYSNSSPAEPSSTGQYPAAPEPHAPAAESSSPLMFAPSSPQLSPYLSHHGGHHSAHQVSYYLDTSSSTVYRSSVVSSQQVGVGLCEELCSGTDRQEPYTRSRATGGFDLAKETRFCAVCSDYASGYHYGVWSCEGCKAFFKRSIQGHTDYVCPATNQCTIDRNRRKSCQACRLRKCYEVGMMKGGYRKDRGGSIIRRERRRNSNEERDKICSEQPSHAGVKTAPPQDKRKKSSGGVVSDLCMPSEQVLVLLLGAEPPALCSRQKQNRPYTEITMMSLLTNLADKELVHMIAWAKKVPGFQDLSLHDQVQLLESCWLEVLMIGLIWRSIHSPGKLIFAQDLIIDRSEGECVEGMAEIFDMLLATVARFRSLKLKSEEFVCLKAIILLNSGAFSFCSSSVEPQSDSFMVQCMLDNITDALIYCISKSGATLQMQSRRQAQLLLLLSHIRLMSNKGMEHLYRMKCKNRVPLYDLLLEMLDAQRFQSPGKVQRPWAPSEKDSPSTLTASSSSPSRDLGIMQSNPTCLRPDP, encoded by the exons ATGGTGATGTCTGGAGGGCAGACTGGTGGAGAGGCTGCTGGTGCCAGGCAGCGACAAAGGACCAGCCCTAGCCTGGAGAGAGAAGAGCTAGAGGAACTTTCCTCACCACCTGCTCTACACAAACTCTCACCCATGTACCCCAAGGAGGAGCATAACTCAGGGGGCATCACTTCATCTTTCAACTACCTGGATGGAGCTTATGAGTACCCAATCCCTTCTCAGAGCTACAGTAACTCATCACCTGCTGAGCCTTCCTCTACTGGACAATATCCAGCGGCCCCAGAACCTCATGCACCCGCAGCTGAATCCAGCAGTCCACTCATGTTTGCGCCCTCCAGCCCTCAGCTGTCCCCATACCTCAGCCATCATGGAGGCCACCACTCTGCTCATCAGGTGTCCTATTATCTGGACACCTCTTCTAGCACAGTCTACAG GTCCAGTGTGGTATCTTCTCAGCAGGTAGGTGTTGGCTTGTGTGAGGAGCTGTGCAGTGGTACAGACAGGCAGGAGCCGTACACCAGATCAAGAGCCACAGGAGGGTTTGATCTAGCAAAGGAGACTCGCTTCTGTGCGGTGTGCAGTGACTATGCCTCTGGCTACCATTATGGAGTCTGGTCCTGTGAGGGCTGCAAAGCTTTCTTCAAGAGGAGCATTCAAG GTCACACTGACTATGTTTGTCCAGCGACCAACCAGTGCACTATTGACAGAAACCGCAGGAAGAGCTGCCAAGCATGCAGACTGCGCAAGTGCTATGAAGTAGGCATGATGAAAGGAG GTTATCGTAAGGACCGCGGTGGCAGTATCATCAGGCGTGAGAGGAGGAGGAATAGTAATGAGGAGCGTGACAAGATCTGCAGTGAGCAGCCGAGTCATGCTGGTGTGAAGACAGCGCCCCCACAGGACAAGAGGAAGAAGAGCAGTGGTGGTGTGGTCAGCGATTTATGcatgccttcagagcaggtgctGGTGTTACTTTTAGGTGCTGAGCCACCAGCTCTCTGCTCGCGACAGAAACAAAACCGCCCATACACCGAGATCACCATGATGTCCCTGCTCACAAATTTGGCAGACAAAGAACTTGTCCACATGATTGCCTGGGCAAAGAAAGTACCAG GGTTCCAGGACCTCTCCCTGCACGACCAGGTTCAGCTGCTGGAGAGCTGCTGGCTGGAGGTGCTAATGATCGGGCTGATATGGAGGTCCATTCATTCTCCAGGAAAACTCATCTTTGCTCAGGATCTCATTATTGATAG gAGTGAAGGAGAATGTGTTGAAGGGATGGCTGAGATCTTCGACATGCTCTTGGCAACTGTGGCTCGATTCCGCAGTCTCAAACTCAAGTCAGAGGAATTTGTGTGTCTCAAAGCCATCATACTTCTCAATTCTG GTGCATTTTCATTCTGCTCCAGCTCTGTGGAGCCCCAGTCGGACAGCTTCATGGTGCAGTGCATGCTGGACAACATCACTGATGCCCTCATTTACTGCATCAGTAAATCAGGTGCCACACTGCAAATGCAGTCCCGTCGCCAGGCGCAACTTCTGCTGCTGCTGTCCCACATCAGACTCATGAG CAACAAAGGAATGGAGCACTTGTACAGAATGAAATGCAAGAATCGAGTACCACTGTACGATCTTTTGCTGGAGATGCTGGATGCACAACGATTCCAGTCTCCAGGCAAGGTGCAGCGACCCTGGGCACCAAGTGAGAAAGATTCACCTTCTACACTTACAGCCAGCAGCAGCAGTCCCTCCAGAGACCTTGGAATCATGCAGTCCAACCCAACCTGTCTCAGACCTGACCCCTGA